From the Deltaproteobacteria bacterium genome, one window contains:
- a CDS encoding aminotransferase class I/II-fold pyridoxal phosphate-dependent enzyme has protein sequence MTRIYLSPPHLGTRERELLLEALESNWIAPLGPQVEAFEREMCERLGGGHAVALSSGTAGLHLSLVVLGIGPGDEVIVPTLTFAATANAVVYTGARPVFVDCTADAWTLSPDLVEEELDAARRTGRRIKAVIAVDLYGHCADYDLLEPLCARYGVTLIEDAAEALGARYGERPAGTFGAMGVFSFNGNKIITTSGGGMLVSRRAEWIERARHLATQAREPVMHYEHRDIGYNYRMSNLLAAIGRGQLSVLDDRVRARRRVNRLYRDRLGDLPGLRFLQEQPRSFSTFWLTCATVDAAAFGASRDDIIAALAAEEIEARPVWKPMHLQPVYRGARTVGGATAARLFHDGICLPSGSSLGDDDIARIADLVRRCHGA, from the coding sequence TCGAGGCGCTGGAGTCGAACTGGATCGCGCCGCTCGGACCGCAGGTCGAGGCGTTCGAGCGCGAGATGTGCGAACGCCTCGGCGGCGGTCATGCGGTCGCCCTGTCGAGCGGCACGGCCGGCCTGCACCTTTCGCTCGTCGTCCTCGGGATCGGTCCGGGTGACGAGGTGATCGTGCCCACTCTCACTTTCGCTGCGACAGCCAACGCGGTCGTATACACAGGCGCCCGCCCCGTGTTCGTCGATTGCACGGCGGACGCATGGACGTTGTCTCCGGATCTGGTCGAGGAAGAGCTTGACGCAGCCCGCCGAACGGGCCGGCGGATCAAGGCGGTGATCGCTGTCGACCTCTACGGCCACTGCGCCGACTACGATTTGTTGGAGCCTCTTTGCGCTCGCTACGGCGTGACCTTGATCGAAGACGCGGCGGAAGCACTCGGCGCTCGATACGGAGAACGGCCGGCGGGGACGTTCGGGGCAATGGGAGTGTTCTCGTTCAACGGCAACAAGATCATCACCACGAGCGGCGGCGGGATGCTCGTCTCTCGCCGCGCAGAGTGGATCGAGCGCGCCCGACATCTTGCCACACAGGCGCGCGAGCCCGTGATGCACTACGAGCACCGGGACATCGGATACAACTACCGGATGAGCAACTTGCTGGCCGCAATAGGTCGGGGCCAGCTCTCGGTGCTGGACGACCGGGTCCGCGCGAGACGGCGCGTGAACCGGCTCTATCGCGACCGACTTGGCGACCTGCCGGGACTCCGCTTTCTTCAGGAACAGCCTCGGAGTTTCTCGACCTTCTGGTTGACCTGCGCCACCGTGGACGCCGCTGCCTTCGGGGCGAGCCGCGACGACATCATCGCGGCGCTCGCGGCCGAGGAGATCGAAGCGCGACCGGTCTGGAAACCAATGCACCTGCAACCCGTATATCGCGGAGCGCGGACGGTGGGCGGGGCAACGGCAGCGCGGCTGTTTCACGACGGCATCTGCCTGCCGAGCGGAAGCAGCCTCGGCGACGACGACATCGCTCGCATTGCAGATCTCGTTCGGAGGTGCCATGGCGCATGA